From the genome of Anaerobranca gottschalkii DSM 13577:
AACCTTTAGTAATCCTAGCCAAAAACTTTCCTTTGACTTAGGAGGATTTCCATTAGGGGCATCATATCCTAAATCATTAGGATGATCTTTAACAAAAAATATAATTAATCCATAGCATAAAAGGGAAACAGAAGCAATGACCACAAAGGAAAGGCGCCAACCTAAAGCCAATACTAACAATGCTAAGGGTGTAGTAGCTAAAACACCTCCAAAATTACCTACAAGGGAAGTCCAGCCAGTAATCATTGGAAACTCTTCTTTTTTAAACCACACCGATTGAATCTTCAATATAGAAACAAATACTCCAGCAACACCAATACCAACTAGCAGCCTCCCTAAGTAAGCAATATAAATAGTGGGAGCAAGGCCAAAGATTACTGAACCAACTCCAGCTAATAGCATACCTATACTAGTGGTTTTTCTTGCACCAATATGATCTATCAAAATTCCATTGGGAATTTGCATAATAGCATATGCCCAGAAATACATCGAAGCTAAATTACTCAGTTCTGTTCCTGTTAAATTTAAATCTGAAGCCAAATTTTCTGCAACAACAGCGGTGGAATAACGGTGAAAAAAGACGACGACAAAGGCTAGGGCAAGGACAGCCCAGTTTATCCACTTTGCTTTAGTAAATGAAAGTTTTGTTTCCATTAAATTCCTGTCAAAATTGACAGGTCACCTCCTTGTCTTGTACTGAAATTGACTTGCTACTTTAAGTTTAAATGTTTTTTCTATTTATGTAAAGAAATAATAATTTTAAGCTTTTTTGATATTAAATTTATCATATATAGATTTTTCTCCGGGGATAAATATGTTACATTTTTAACATTCTTCTGCTATAATAAAAGGGTAAAAACTTGGGAAGAGGAGAATTGACAATGAAGAAGTTATGGAGTTTTGATTACGTTGTTGTAGATGATAAGGTTAAAGAAAGAACAGTAGCCTTCTATTTATTAGCCCTTTTAATTATAGGTGCTTCTTTACAAAGTCCTCAAAGATTAGTGGAAGGCTTACAAACTATCTTTATTGCTCCGGGGATGTTGATTACCGACTATTTAGAAATAGCCGGTTTAGGACCAGCCCTATTTAATGCCGCTGTTGTCGGATTTATCGGATTCTTTGTAATCAAACTAAATAAAGTAGTTTTTAACGGGCCAGCTATTGCTGCAGTATTTACAATGGTGGGCTTTGCCCTTTTTGGTAAAAACATTTGGTCTGTTTTACCAGTTATTTGTGGAGTATGGGTATATAGTAAAATTAAAAAACAACCTTTTAAAACATATATTTTCCCTGCCCTTTTTGGAACAGCATTAGCGCCATTAGTTACACAAGCTTCCTTTGGTTTTGGTTGGGGTATTCCCTTAGGAATAATAGTAGGGATGTTAACCGGTTTAGTAGTCCCTCCTTTAGCCAGCCACGTTCTTAGAGCCCATGAAGGATATAATATTTATAACGTAGGTTTTACAGCAGGCCTTACTGGGATGTTATTTTTATCTATCTTTAGAAATTTTGGATTAAATAGCCAAACGGTGATGTATTGGGGTACAGAATTTAATACACCAATGCGCTGGATTTTTATCCCAATTTTTGTTACAATGATTTTACTAGGAGTGATATTTAATAAAGGGAAAATTAAAGATTATGGAGAAATATTAAAACATCCCGGTACTTTAATTACAGATTTCGTTCAATTAGGGGGCTTTGGTAATACTTTAATTAATATGGGAATTATGGGTTTAATTGGCTGTGCCTACATCGAATTGGTAGGAGGACACTATAACGGCCCAACCATGGGTGGTGTATTGACTATTGTGGGCTTTGCTGCCTTTGGTAAACACCCTAAAAATTCAATACCTATCATGCTAGGGGTTTGGTTAGGAACTTTCTTACCTTTCTCTGTTTTCAAAGAAGTCGGTGCTAGTAGTCCTGGTCCTATTTTAGCTGCCCTCTTTGGAACGACTTTAGCACCTTTAGCAGGAGAGTTTGGTGTAATTATAGGAGTATTAGCTGGAATAGTTCACTTATCAATAGTTTCCCAAGTTGGGATACTACATGGAGGTTTAAACCTCTATAATAACGGGTTTGCAGGAGGTTTTGTTGCCACCATATTTGTGGCTCTAATCAATGGGTATAAAAATGGAAATGGAAAATAAGGAGGGGGAAATTTGCGTTCAGAGAAAAGTAAAATTCAGGGGATAGTAAAAGAGTTGAT
Proteins encoded in this window:
- a CDS encoding MFS transporter, which translates into the protein METKLSFTKAKWINWAVLALAFVVVFFHRYSTAVVAENLASDLNLTGTELSNLASMYFWAYAIMQIPNGILIDHIGARKTTSIGMLLAGVGSVIFGLAPTIYIAYLGRLLVGIGVAGVFVSILKIQSVWFKKEEFPMITGWTSLVGNFGGVLATTPLALLVLALGWRLSFVVIASVSLLCYGLIIFFVKDHPNDLGYDAPNGNPPKSKESFWLGLLKVVKNPYTWPNFFILFALMGSITSFSGLWGVPYLTHIYGLSPGAASRYVLLLTTGIMVGSIIIGNLAKALGKIKGVILGGATIFTVIWFYIIFIANGQPPLILLPVLYLILGITAVSFILSFTNVKDVNNPHLAGTATSVANVGGFLGGAILNIIVGYILDLKWQGSLVNGARVYTLDAYKLAFTVFFIMGIVAIIATLMQKEV
- a CDS encoding DUF1576 domain-containing protein, translated to MKKLWSFDYVVVDDKVKERTVAFYLLALLIIGASLQSPQRLVEGLQTIFIAPGMLITDYLEIAGLGPALFNAAVVGFIGFFVIKLNKVVFNGPAIAAVFTMVGFALFGKNIWSVLPVICGVWVYSKIKKQPFKTYIFPALFGTALAPLVTQASFGFGWGIPLGIIVGMLTGLVVPPLASHVLRAHEGYNIYNVGFTAGLTGMLFLSIFRNFGLNSQTVMYWGTEFNTPMRWIFIPIFVTMILLGVIFNKGKIKDYGEILKHPGTLITDFVQLGGFGNTLINMGIMGLIGCAYIELVGGHYNGPTMGGVLTIVGFAAFGKHPKNSIPIMLGVWLGTFLPFSVFKEVGASSPGPILAALFGTTLAPLAGEFGVIIGVLAGIVHLSIVSQVGILHGGLNLYNNGFAGGFVATIFVALINGYKNGNGK